The Drosophila sechellia strain sech25 chromosome 2R, ASM438219v1, whole genome shotgun sequence nucleotide sequence GTACCTGCTGGCAGATTATTGATGTGAATCTAGTATACAAATTGGTGCCTGACCCCAAGTGCTACTTACTTGTTGTCCCTTTGCTGCTTGGTTTCGTCAAAGTCCGAGTCAATACTCTTCTGACCTTCCTCCAGCGAGCTGGGCGAGTGGGGCAGACTGGTGCCATTGCCGCTCTCGCCATCCTCCTCCGGCGGCGATGCCGCCTTGGACAGGGGACTAGGGAAGTAGAGGGCCGCCATCTCGGGGTCCATGCTGCCGGCATCCAGATCAGACAGGTAGATGTCTCCCACTTCGCCGACGCCCTTCTCCTTGCGTAGCCGATTAGCCCTCTTCATGAAGCTGAACATGTTGCTGAGCATCGATTGGTGCTCGCTCTGCTGCACCTGGGCGGCGCTCATGGCCTCATTCTTGGCCTGCTCCGGTGTGGGCAACTCGCCCCACTTCCACGATGCGGTGCTCTCTTCAGTCACCACATGCCGCTTGTCTCGCATTGTGGTTTCCAGTTCACTGTCACTTTGGATGGGAGTCGAAGGTCGTCCGCCGGCACCGCGACCTGACCCAGCTCCACCGGCACCCACTGGAGTGGTGATCTCCGTGTCACTGAAGAAGTGAATGTCCAAATCCAGACGTGGATTGCTAGTGGGGGTGTGCGGGATCTCGCTGAGCGGGCTATCGTCCCCAGTGCGAGCTGTCACCAGGGGAGCGGATGGCTGCTCATCGTTTGACGACgaggtgttgttgttgtttgtggcACTGGATATGGGGGCATCTCCCTCATCGATGTTGCTCACTCCCAGTGATGGCGTCTCCGCCGAAGGCAAATCACCGCCTCCGGCGCTGCCCAAAGAGCTGCTTGAGGAGTTCTTGCGCTGGGCATTCTTCTTCATTTGCGACTTCTTGCGCCGCTTCTTGGTTTTGCTCTTGGACACTTCCTTGGTGGCTTCGCTGGTTGTGACTGGTGTGAGGTTAACGTCTGGTTTGATCTCCTCCTTTTCCTTGTCTTCAATGAGCGCCGGAACTTCCTTCTCTGTCTCAGCTTCGTTTGAAGCTTTGCTTTGGTTCTCCAGCTCCGAGTCTGCCGGCTTCTTCTCGCCCTGAAACAGCTCCTCGTGCTCGGCCCACTCCTGCCGGATCTTCTGCGTGGTGAACTCCTTGAGCTTTTCGCTTAGGTTGCGACGCTCCAGTGTGTTGTCGGTGTGTCTGTTTGGGTCAAGGAATTTGTTAACTAACTCTGTCCTGAGTTTCATGAGCATGAAAAGGCATTATGTACCTGCGCTGCGTGTAGTCCGAGACTTGATTCTCGAACTTGCTGCCCTCAACAACGGCTTCCTTGGGCTCCTCCTTGGAGAAGTCAATGGAGTTGCGCCGCGGCAATGGCAGTGGCAGAAGCAGCTCCTCGCTAGCGTTTCTAAAATGGTTTCGCCAATGATAGGGTGAGACTGGTGGATCTGGTGGAGTATGCAGTAAACCTCACTTACTTATCTGTCACCACTACACTGATGTCCTCCATGGTGTCGTTGGCCTTGTCCCGGGACGCCAAGAAGCTGTTGGGTATGGGCGAGGTGGCCAGGTTGGCTGGCAGCtcctcgtcctcatcctccAGACACTCCTCCACAAAGAAGGCCTCGCCAGAATCGCCCAGCTTCATCTGTATGTCGACCGGTGCGCCATTGATCTCAATGTCCACCTGAATGAATGATTAAGATCAGTTGTTAATTTTCTATAGGATGTATCTTTTTCCGGCATTCTGTCTgattttattatgaaatacaaaatttaaatgatattGAACTGATTTCACTCCTATAGGAATGCGTGACTGACCCTGTTAATAGATCTGTGTATTTAAGATATGAAATATCTTGGGATTATACCTTCTAGATAGGTGGTTCAGAAGTTATAATCATTGGCTATAACAATAAAGTCAGCTTTTTTGTGTTTACTTCCTTAAGGAATGGCATTATATTCGCAGAAGAGTCATATTTTTGAGTATTTTCCTAGTTCGGTTTATAGAAACAGCCTTTAAAATCTGATCTCTGTACTTACCACCTTCTCCCGACTCCTGAGCACTCCCAGTTTGCCGAACCGGACGTGGAAGGGCGAGCACTGGAACTCGCCATCGCGCTGCTCCACCACGATCACATCGATGGCTCCCGTGAGGGTGGCGGCATTGATGTCGTTGTAGAAGTCGCGGAAGTTGCTGAAGACCCGCGCCAGGCTGTTCATCTTTGGTCTGCTGCGGCTGGTCTCCCTTCAAAATGGATTTCCTTGCTGGCGGGGATCTCTCCTTGAACTCCCCGCTATCTGCTTGTCTAATCGCAAAGCTCCGACTTTGTGTGGTTGCGTTCGCCGTTTGCGGTTATATGGCGGCCATGTTTATGGGCAGGCGGTCAAATGCGCCGCTTATTGGCGAAGGAATCGGCTCTGTGGCGTACTCGGCGATACTTTGGACCCGCCGCTTCTGAGATACGGCAACTGTaaagggcaaagcggaaacgGTCATGAGTAATTCGTATAGGCCATAAAGCATACATATTTCCCCGCCTCTCTCTTCGGCTTGGCAACGGCCAGCGCCGCTCGGAAAATAGACGCATTGCATCAGCAGCCAGCCATCCTGTGCTCGGAAGCCCCGCCAATGCACCTGCATGGTATTTTTAACCCATCCTCTCCCTGGCGGTGCTCAAAGTCAAGGTGATTGCCTACAGAACAGACCAGAGACAAAGCCGCGTAGCAAAGTGTTGCTGACCGCCGGCAACATCCCTCCTCCCTCCCTCCGCGCCATCCATTCACCAACACCAGCAACACTGAAATGTTGCCAAACGGCGGACGTGACGTCGAAATACAAGCGCAGtatgaaaattataaacaaagcAGCCACATACGTATAATATATTCTACACCCGTGGCCACAGCCATAGCAACCAAAGCGAATAATGTTTGACATTATTTAGCACTGGAATATAGTGCTGAGGTTGGACTAGAATTCTAGATATCTACATAATCATAGCTAGTATTTGTAATGTATCTTGAAATGTATCAATCCTGTAATGTGCAAATACTTATTTGacttatttgttttattttctctgCTTGCAGTTGCGTTTCTTACAAGTTCAAGGCGATAATAAACCAGTGAGGGTgggtaaataaaattatacgAGCTGTGGGCACTTTTGAGCGCCTATCTGGGATAAAAACTATTTACGAGTGTCACCGATGAATTGGGGCGATAAACCCGGTCGAACGCCGCTTATCAACGACGGTTACCAATGCCAGTGGCGTGTTTTACTGTTCGCGAATGATAAAACTCAGAACAAATATCGCCTCGAAGCACAAACACATTCGCACACGGCAGAAAAGTTGAATTAATCGTGGTCTCCGCAAGACATCATCACGCGATATCGAATGAAACGCGGGCTTTACAACTCGAAATACAAACGAGCGAGTTCGTTAATAACTAGCCACTGAGTTCAACGTCCAACATTGTACAATAATTAAGCGAATTCGACAAACAATAATTGCTagatttttggcttttggaaGCCGTGCCAACGGGCGTCGGTATCGGCACTTTTTCACACATTGGACAATCTGGCAAGATTATCGTAAATAACATGACTGGGAATTCGCTAGATAAGATTCAATCGATCTGAATACGAAAAAAGTTGGTAGTTTGTTGTCATAATCTTGGATTGGTATCAACTCGAACTACCAAATAACTTACTGGGCTATTTGTTATTGATCAGTATTCTTTAAATCTCAATTGAATGCCTTCGTATTTCGGTTGAACTATTTAAAATAACTACACCGTTTGTTTGTCTTATCACTAGACGTCGGATTAAACGTGAAATTTTTTCCTAAACATCTGATTTGTAgcgatattttttttttttttttttttttttttggagtaactaattctatttattaagatttcaaaaggaatcgttcagtaattcctctgaacttaacctaatgtgtgataaagatagatgagaccaagtggtatcttaattataaagtacaaaagaaaatgtaatatgttatgttatcctccgtgtaaggagatcgctggggtgtaccctcttcagtcttcggagagagatgggatcagctaggatagttgctagtcggttcgggtgggccataagcctgtcggcataacggctgctgtggaaattaatctgatccccaagatgggtaactttcagatctctttcgatgactatgttcgtcacgtaccaggggagcccagatgcgtgacgtgcagctcttgactggaccacacggagcctattaagctgggatttggcggcagttccccacacctggatggcataactccacgttggagcgagaatggctttgattaaaagagccttagagctcatttgaagtttgcttgagtggaagagccagtcgagcttttttagcttcgccagtgactttgatttgaccgacgtgatgtgggccccccaggtcagtctccgatctagatgaactcctaggtagcagtgcgatctagcattggtgatagggcttccattgaaggtcagatctgtgcaggttcctggtcgcagggaaaaagttacacaggctgactttgaggagttaatggccacattccatttggcagtccatttttcgattgcgtgcagccaatcctggaccgcgttggaggcagtttgcagtgaaggatgagacgccagcatggcagtgtcatcggcgtaagtggccaggagcagctgagccggggggatgTAGCGATATTACTATTTGTTTACAAACTCATAGGTATTCGTCTAATGATGATTTTACTAACAAAGTATGCTTTTAATCAAAGATCGCTAGACATCGGATGTTCCGAAACCGATTTGACAAACAAACATACATTTGTGCGACCTCTACTAAACACAAAACtcatataaaaattttaagcTTGAACTGATAAACCTAGCCACTAATAGTTCAcacctacatacatatatagcaATCTGTTTATAAACAGTTTCCATAATATGACTTATTTTCTTTTAACTAAAGCTTGACAGTATTTTTTGATAATTGAGTCATGTTGAAGAAACTTAAAGATAAGCCACAAAAAGGAACTTACTATCTAATGAATATGGTTTTCTGTTTCATACAGACCAACTATTCCGACAGAGATTAATCGGTCACTTTGCTGAAaccttttctctcagtgtatgATAGGAGGGGAACCTAATCAAGGGTCCTACAATTGCACGCAGCACTCGCACTCGAACCGCAGACATCACGCCATCTGTCACGCGTTGCCGCCGCTTCACTTTCACCTGCGAAGCTGGGGAGGCAAGTAAGCCGAGAAACGGGGAGCAAAACAACATTCGATGAAACACATGGGAATCGGGCGATGGTAACAAGCGTAACAACAGAGGGCAACAAAGAAACTTCAGAATGGGGCCAACTTCGGGAGAACCTAAGAAAggacttatatatatatccaaaCAAAGACACAAAGGAGAACTCGGATTTCCACACAAACAAACCGCAGGGACTCCATAGATAAGAATGTAGAATAACTTTGGTATTTCCTAATATTTGTTCAAACACaaccattatttatttgataaaaaatagATTAGCAAGCACATCTAAAAAGTGGGTCTTGGTTTCTGGCTGTGTACAAAGTATCACGCGTCTAATTTAAGTCCCAGCGGATTGGTTTCATTTCGCGACGAGTTTAGCTATAATATGCACTTTTTAATGGGTCTGGGTCTGCGGCTGTTTGCTGATTTGTGTTGAGTCACGATCAAAGTCCATGGAATTTTTGATCGGGGAACGCGAGCAAGAAAGggggcaaacaaacaaacaaacaaacacgcGACCAAAGTCTAACCGAAAATCTTGCCAAGAATACGTGTCGTCTGCAGGCGTACATTCTCGACCGATCTCTAGTATAATGGAAATTTTCAATATAATTCGTGGTTTTTTGgccttttatttaaattcactACCTGGCACAAAATTTGCAGCACAGCTGTATGAGATGGGTGCCCTTGAAAACACTAGCAAAACTATGGCGAATCACTCTGCTTTCCGTGTATTTTCAGTGGCTGTTTCTGGTTTTTGGTTCACAATGTTATTAAAGAGTTCTCGAGTGTTTCCTCGGTCTTTCTGATTCTTCACTGCTCGGATTCTTCCGTTCACTTGTTGCTCGGTCGAGATCTCTTTGAAGACTGAGCGTTCGAGCGGTGCGGCTAATCGAATTAGGCAGGTGTCAGAGTGTGTGTGAAAGAGAGCGCCGAATGAGAGAGCGAAAGCTTTGCAGCGAACCTGTAAAACCGGAAAGTCATGTAACTCTTGTTGCCATGGCATATCTGCATTTGTATGTATGCACAAACAGCTGTGGCCGCAATAATAGCTCTGACTTAACTTGTTTCAGAGCTTTAATTGTAAGAATTCGTTAAACGTTTCTTTGAAATTCCTAATAGGTAAACTCAAcaaagttaaaattaaaataatattaaatttgttcaAAAGCAACTGTACAGCTGACCTCCGCTGTATATGGGGGTTTTTGTCAGTGTAGTGTGCAAAATCcaatctctctctctcgctcgtTTCGCAAGCCTTAATAACTGTGCTTATCAGCTGCTCGCACGCCAAACAGCAGCTGTTTATAAGCAATCAAAAGCTCCCGCGCatgtaataaataaaggaATGGTGTATATGTATGATCTGATCCGATCTGGAACCCGAATAGAGCGTCACTGTGGGATGGTGCGATCTACGTCACTGGAGACGTTTTCACACTGACTAGATTGTTCTTTCGTACAAATGATCCATGGCCCAAATATGTATACTAGGACCGTCGCTatagaagcaaattgtagaaaaacagaaaaaccgCAAAGAGAAAAGCAGCCAAACAATTCGTCACAGTTGGGGACTGTGGAATATTTTCCGAATGCCATGCAATCGGTGTGCTAACAAAAGATAACAACGCCTACGACAAACTAATAGTTCTTATTTATGAATCAAATAATACCTAAAGACccgagcaaataaacaaacttacCAAAACAGAAAGCAATAGCAATcgaaataaaaagcaaataaCCAAAATCACATacgatttaaataatttaaatatatttgtattgtttAAAGGATAAAACTAAAGAAGTATAGttatacgtatgtatgtatgtacatcaAACAAATTGTAccaaaaatatatgcataGTAGGGATGCCTCGAGACATCCCCCCCGTTCATCTGAacgcaaaaaatatatataataaataggTTACCGTGaagaatacaaataaataaacaattggCAAAGGCAGACGACATATGTTTGTATATGGGATTGTAGCATGATACGTGGTAAATAAAACTAGGCTCTAAAACAAAACGTTCTCAGATAGTAGATAATAGCACTCCTCATTTATTGGACCCAATAAGCGGGCAAGGTGAAAAGCGTCTGGTATGGTTACCCCATTACTTGGGACTGGTCGTGGACTTGCGCCGGGCATCCGTTATGGCACCCCACAGCTCGATGATGAAGTCATCCGTGAAGCCGAACGACTCTAGGTCCGAGTTGTCGATGGCCTCGGCGAAGTCCATTGAGTTGGACTTTTGGTCGCCCAAGTCCCAGATCTGGGACGCCAGCTCCGTGTCGTTGATGCCCATGAAGGACTCCAGCAGGTTGTTAATGGCCTCGATGCCGGCCACAGTCGCCTCATCGAACTGCGGCTCGATCTGGGCATTGCCATTGGCCTTGAACCGCAGCGTCTCCTTGCCGCTGCCATAGTTCTTTCCTCCGGCCGAGCCCGACGCCCTTGACTGGCTGCGCGGTCCGATGCCCTGGAAGCCGCTACGCACTGGCTCCACCAGGCGCAGGGTGAAGGTCTCCCCGGTGGCAATGTCCTTCAGCATGCGCGCCACTTCGTAGTGCCGCTTGCCCACCATATTCTGGCCGTTGAGCTTCTCGATGTGGTCGCCAACGCTGATGTGCTCGATGCGATCGATGATCGAGTCCTCCTTGATGCGCTTTATGAAGGCGTAGCCAGCTCCGTTGTCGGTGATCGTCAGTCCAAGGGCATCCTGCGACTTCACAATCTCGATCTCCTTGGGCCGACCCTTGCGATGGGCGAAGATGAAGTCGTCCAGCCCGATCTGCCCGCCCAGCAGACGCGTCATGTCCACCTTGTGCGAGTTGAGGGTGCAGAAGAGAATGTCCTTCTCGGATATATCGAAGCACTCGGCAATCTTCTGGTACAGCTCTCGAACGCTGGAGAAGTCGTGGATTAGGCCGGTGGGACTGCCGTGGGCCAGTTGGCAGTGGAAGACCAGCGGGGGCTTTGTTTTCTCCGgaatgctgttgttgttgttattgctaaTGTGGCTGCCCTGGGAGGACCCGGAGTTCATGGAGGAGCGACTGCCGAACTGGGAGCCCCCATCCGCGGTGGGTCCTTGCTTGGGTGATTTTCTCGTGAAGAGCGGCATGATTGATTTGGATTGGATAGTGTCCTCGATAAGTCCTTGGGCTGGAGAACCGTTCCTAGTTTTAGCACATGTAGTGCTGGACGTTTACCTTGCTCTTGATCCTGTCACTGATCTGTGTGCGTAGAAGAAATGGGGATGCTCTTGCGATTAGGCGATTACACTCGGTGTTAGGCGTTGCGTTTAGTAGTTTATGTGGCTGTTGCTTGGACATAGACTTAGTCATGGGTGGGTGAGTTAGTGGCGATTAATTGggggatgtgtgtgtgcgtgtgtgtgtcagCGCAGAGTTAACACTGTAAAGTACAGCCCACAACCAAGCTACGGGCTTATCTAATCGGTTTGTCGGTTCAAATCGGTCGTAAATTGCAAACGGGAAGTGGAAATACCAAGGCCTCCTGTATGGAGCGATGAGTCAGAAATCGATCTAGTCAGATTGATATTGAGAGCTCAGTACGATCTTGTAGTACTCTGTGGTCACTTCTTATCGCCGGTCTTTGTCAAAAGTTTAGGTCAGTAGCACTTATTAAATTCGTTTGCTATTTGAGGTTAGGCTCGTGCCAGAAGGCTCTTTTCCACGAATAGTTCTTAGATGGGGTCTTAACAACATAAACACTCTCACTTATAATCTTTTAGTCAACTCGGTAATCAATCGATAAATCATTACCCTACTGAGCCAGCATAACAGCGAAGAGCTGCGAAAAAACACATTGAATTCCGACCAATTTTAGTCACACTGAGCTGGCTGCTTTCCACTACTTTTTAACCGACTTTCTGGTGCTGGCGATAAGATTGCCCCAATGTCCGATAAGAAAACTTGGCACGATAAGGGCCTCGGCAAAAGATACGGGTTGGAGCCGAGGGTTTATCGCACCACGTCCGTCCGGAGCAGTCCGTCAAAGTGAACTGAGCCGCCATCGGCCGAAGGTGACCACTTGATGGCAGCCACTTCCCCGCCCTACTCCTCTGCAGTTACATGTGTAAGCACTTCCGCCGGAGAAAAGCCGCGGTTCATGAACCTTTGAATCTCCGCTAATTATACGTACATGAGGGGAATGACGCTGGTACACTGATCTGATAAATTGCATTTACACACCAAAATTTTGATCGATTTAGAGAAGTCTCTTGAATAAAAAGGCCTGGAGAAATTTAAGGCACAGACTTGCTTCGATTTGTTAACCGGCACGAAGTACTTAGGTTCCCGAAGCAACGTGAATTGTGTGGGTTGCGCCCTGGAGATAATTAGACAAGCTTGATTAATATGACCCTAAGACCTTTAGTGATATGCGTATGTTCCATTAACACTATCCACGATTAAGACAGATATGGAAATGTATTTCGAATCCACAGCACCATCAATAACTGGTTTTCCTCGCAGCCTTAATTAAAAGCACGTTACACACATCCCAAGCATGAGACGAGCCCCTTAATTCACATGTATCTGCACCATTcccatatatgtacatactcgcacatatgtacatgtgtgAATGAACATTCGTGACAATCGGGTTCTATATGTAATATATTCAGATTGGCACAACAAGCAAAACAACCGCCAGTGGATAGATAATGCCGCTAGTCGCATCAAGGTCGAAATAGTTGAGAGCGCGTGTGGCTTACTCGCGCCTCAGCAGACCAAGAATCTGCGAACATATAGGAGGAGCGATCATATAGCATGACATACATCGGCAGATACCATATGGCACCGCCTGGGCGAACTACGCAGTTGGGTTGGAGCATAGAATTGAGTGTGCCCCCAAAGGCGGAAGCCGGCTGGGAGGGCAGGCCCCCTtcgacgaaaaaaaaaaaaaaaaaaaccggtGCGAACAATCACCTCGCCATCCGAAAAAGTTGCTTCGGCTTTAGGTTTCTTGTTTTCTGGCAAAAAAAGCTTCATATGAACTAACACGCCCGAGAGTTATCGTAAATTATAACACCCAGGGTCATTTGCTGGGGGGCAGTGTTGACATTTCAGCTATTTCTGCGTCCAATCAACTCGTTTTTGTTTAAAACATATGAATACGGCAGCGATTTTCAGCTTAAAGAGTGCAAATCAATGGGGTTTTTGTTAGCCACAAGGACTTGATTTATTACACAagattatgtttgtttttacatagtaacgaaattaataatgtaTCAAGTGGAAGCGAAAATACtgtaaaaaaaatactaaaaaccAGCAAAAGAAGTGGAATTTTTGAATCTTTTTGGCACGTGTGCAGCAGATGCTGCTCACTATTATTGCTATTGGTATCTTTAAAAAAGGGTTTTCACTCGTTGACAAGTCTCAGGACTAAGACATTGTGCATTTGGCGATAAAACCAGTAAATAGTCGTAGCTACAGATATGGCTCGATATTTAATTGCCGCTCGGCTAAGACGTAAACAAATTCGCTTCCGCGTTGCCGGCTGAttatgtgtgttttgttttgcccGCAGCTTGTTTACTTGGCTGCCATTGGTCGCCGTCGGAGGGCTCGACGCTGAGAATGTGGAAAACGGTGGGTTGGATATGTAAAGGAGCTTTAGTTTGCTGTAAACAACAACAGGCCGCAACAACAAGTGCACATGCCTCTGGTCGAATTGCAGAAAAGCACacttaaaaataacaaatgtgTAAACAACACTATGTGAGTTTGATTGCCCCAACGGATTGGATGTGGATATACACACGAGTGGGGTGCAATACGAATTGCAAGTGTATTGGTTAGTTTCAGCAGCACATTATGGAACTTCGTTTCTAATCGCTGTTTTATTAACTTGTTTTTGTTACAACAAAGTAAAGCCACATATACGTGACCAAATATATACGCACACCATTGCACGATCGACACGCGCGTGGGATATCGGATAGCCACTCTAGTTCGGGTCGTCAAGTTTCTGATACCCTCACTATAGTGTCGATAGTGTCAATCGGTCTTAACTCGATATCGATAATGTAATCTAAAGCAATCAAAACAATTGTTTGATGGTTTACAACAATctatttattgaaaattgttAGTGAATTTTTCTTCCAAAAGCATTTACACTCACTTCGATCAATTTCAGCTTTGCACAAAGTGCTTGCAACTTTGTTAGTGGAGTTAATAATACTTTTGGGCTTCAAAAATGCCTAATCATCGTTTTATAAGTTGTGTGTTGAAATAACTGTTTTAAATGAAAGTACTATAGTTTATGTGGAGTCAATTAAGAAATTTCCAATGAAAATTTTGTGAATAATGAAGTCTAAATCATCCAAACTTCGCCGCCTATAAATTATCGAGAcgtttaaaaatgcattttgcaAAACAAACGATTTACAGGTTTTCTGTATTGTATGTACTATTTGCTTAAAGGGtgcattaaaaattacaaagtATGAACAAAgctttaatatttatagatatcAGAGAAGGgtatttgattttcatttgcgTAATGCACGATAATGTTGTTATTATCAATCGAGCTGTTTGCTGCTGCAATCGACGCTGCACTTGTTTTTATTCATTATAGCG carries:
- the LOC6608126 gene encoding phosphatidate phosphatase LPIN3 isoform X6; its protein translation is MNSLARVFSNFRDFYNDINAATLTGAIDVIVVEQRDGEFQCSPFHVRFGKLGVLRSREKVVDIEINGAPVDIQMKLGDSGEAFFVEECLEDEDEELPANLATSPIPNSFLASRDKANDTMEDISVVVTDKNASEELLLPLPLPRRNSIDFSKEEPKEAVVEGSKFENQVSDYTQRRHTDNTLERRNLSEKLKEFTTQKIRQEWAEHEELFQGEKKPADSELENQSKASNEAETEKEVPALIEDKEKEEIKPDVNLTPVTTSEATKEVSKSKTKKRRKKSQMKKNAQRKNSSSSSLGSAGGGDLPSAETPSLGVSNIDEGDAPISSATNNNNTSSSNDEQPSAPLVTARTGDDSPLSEIPHTPTSNPRLDLDIHFFSDTEITTPVGAGGAGSGRGAGGRPSTPIQSDSELETTMRDKRHVVTEESTASWKWGELPTPEQAKNEAMSAAQVQQSEHQSMLSNMFSFMKRANRLRKEKGVGEVGDIYLSDLDAGSMDPEMAALYFPSPLSKAASPPEEDGESGNGTSLPHSPSSLEEGQKSIDSDFDETKQQRDNKYLDFVAMSMCGMSEQGAPPSDEEFDRHLVNYPDVCKSPSIFSSPNLVVRLNGKYYTWMAACPIVMTMITFQKPLTHDAIEQLMSQTVDGKCLPGDDKQEAVAQADNGGQTKRYWWSWRRSQDAAPNHLNNTHGMPLVKDEKDGDQAAVATQTSRPTSPDISDPTLSKSDSLVNAENTSALVDNLEELTMASNKSDEPKERYKKSLRLSSAAIKKLNLKEGMNEIEFSVTTAYQGTTRCKCYLFRWKHNDKVVISDIDGTITKSDVLGHILPMVGKDWAQLGVAQLFSKIEQNGYKLLYLSARAIGQSRVTREYLRSIRQGNVMLPDGPLLLNPTSLISAFHREVIEKKPEQFKIACLSDIRDLFPDKEPFYAGYGNRINDVWAYRAVGIPIMRIFTINTKGELKHELTQTFQSSYCSMTYIVDQLFPPVKLDEASAEFSNFNYWRDPIPDLEIPELETALVPPSTKVDIATLRPIPEK
- the LOC6608126 gene encoding phosphatidate phosphatase LPIN3 isoform X5, encoding MNSLARVFSNFRDFYNDINAATLTGAIDVIVVEQRDGEFQCSPFHVRFGKLGVLRSREKVVDIEINGAPVDIQMKLGDSGEAFFVEECLEDEDEELPANLATSPIPNSFLASRDKANDTMEDISVVVTDKNASEELLLPLPLPRRNSIDFSKEEPKEAVVEGSKFENQVSDYTQRRHTDNTLERRNLSEKLKEFTTQKIRQEWAEHEELFQGEKKPADSELENQSKASNEAETEKEVPALIEDKEKEEIKPDVNLTPVTTSEATKEVSKSKTKKRRKKSQMKKNAQRKNSSSSSLGSAGGGDLPSAETPSLGVSNIDEGDAPISSATNNNNTSSSNDEQPSAPLVTARTGDDSPLSEIPHTPTSNPRLDLDIHFFSDTEITTPVGAGGAGSGRGAGGRPSTPIQSDSELETTMRDKRHVVTEESTASWKWGELPTPEQAKNEAMSAAQVQQSEHQSMLSNMFSFMKRANRLRKEKGVGEVGDIYLSDLDAGSMDPEMAALYFPSPLSKAASPPEEDGESGNGTSLPHSPSSLEEGQKSIDSDFDETKQQRDNNRYLDFVAMSMCGMSEQGAPPSDEEFDRHLVNYPDVCKSPSIFSSPNLVVRLNGKYYTWMAACPIVMTMITFQKPLTHDAIEQLMSQTVDGKCLPGDDKQEAVAQADNGGQTKRYWWSWRRSQDAAPNHLNNTHGMPLVKDEKDGDQAAVATQTSRPTSPDISDPTLSKSDSLVNAENTSALVDNLEELTMASNKSDEPKERYKKSLRLSSAAIKKLNLKEGMNEIEFSVTTAYQGTTRCKCYLFRWKHNDKVVISDIDGTITKSDVLGHILPMVGKDWAQLGVAQLFSKIEQNGYKLLYLSARAIGQSRVTREYLRSIRQGNVMLPDGPLLLNPTSLISAFHREVIEKKPEQFKIACLSDIRDLFPDKEPFYAGYGNRINDVWAYRAVGIPIMRIFTINTKGELKHELTQTFQSSYCSMTYIVDQLFPPVKLDEASAEFSNFNYWRDPIPDLEIPELETALVPPSTKVDIATLRPIPEK
- the LOC6608126 gene encoding phosphatidate phosphatase LPIN3 isoform X7 produces the protein MNSLARVFSNFRDFYNDINAATLTGAIDVIVVEQRDGEFQCSPFHVRFGKLGVLRSREKVVDIEINGAPVDIQMKLGDSGEAFFVEECLEDEDEELPANLATSPIPNSFLASRDKANDTMEDISVVVTDKNASEELLLPLPLPRRNSIDFSKEEPKEAVVEGSKFENQVSDYTQRRHTDNTLERRNLSEKLKEFTTQKIRQEWAEHEELFQGEKKPADSELENQSKASNEAETEKEVPALIEDKEKEEIKPDVNLTPVTTSEATKEVSKSKTKKRRKKSQMKKNAQRKNSSSSSLGSAGGGDLPSAETPSLGVSNIDEGDAPISSATNNNNTSSSNDEQPSAPLVTARTGDDSPLSEIPHTPTSNPRLDLDIHFFSDTEITTPVGAGGAGSGRGAGGRPSTPIQSDSELETTMRDKRHVVTEESTASWKWGELPTPEQAKNEAMSAAQVQQSEHQSMLSNMFSFMKRANRLRKEKGVGEVGDIYLSDLDAGSMDPEMAALYFPSPLSKAASPPEEDGESGNGTSLPHSPSSLEEGQKSIDSDFDETKQQRDNNRYLDFVAMSMCGMSEQGAPPSDEEFDRHLVNYPDDAIEQLMSQTVDGKCLPGDDKQEAVAQADNGGQTKRYWWSWRRSQDAAPNHLNNTHGMPLVKDEKDGDQAAVATQTSRPTSPDISDPTLSKSDSLVNAENTSALVDNLEELTMASNKSDEPKERYKKSLRLSSAAIKKLNLKEGMNEIEFSVTTAYQGTTRCKCYLFRWKHNDKVVISDIDGTITKSDVLGHILPMVGKDWAQLGVAQLFSKIEQNGYKLLYLSARAIGQSRVTREYLRSIRQGNVMLPDGPLLLNPTSLISAFHREVIEKKPEQFKIACLSDIRDLFPDKEPFYAGYGNRINDVWAYRAVGIPIMRIFTINTKGELKHELTQTFQSSYCSMTYIVDQLFPPVKLDEASAEFSNFNYWRDPIPDLEIPELETALVPPSTKVDIATLRPIPEK